A genomic region of Gemmatimonadota bacterium contains the following coding sequences:
- a CDS encoding NAD(P)H-binding protein: MRSTIALAGLVRSTFLQALALLSVATASAAQQVPPPKIIVSGASGQLGGLIVEDLLARGVAPGDLILVSRTPEDLERYAAMGASTRFGDFTQPESLSAAYAGGDRMVMISLNTRGNPDPRVATERAALQKTAIDAAVAAGVSHIVYTSFVDADRNESPIAVDHRITEADLRASGVAWTSLRNQWYGDRIIGAAAAMVRRGQVVVRPDGLGVAYVTREDCAAAAAAVLTTPGHENRVYEITGPTRFTDGDLAVIASEITGVEIEVVIATPEQAASLP, encoded by the coding sequence ATGAGAAGTACGATCGCACTCGCCGGGCTAGTCCGTAGCACCTTCCTCCAGGCTTTAGCCCTCCTGTCCGTGGCGACCGCGAGCGCCGCGCAGCAGGTGCCGCCCCCTAAGATCATCGTCTCGGGCGCTTCCGGTCAGCTGGGCGGGCTGATTGTAGAGGACCTGCTGGCACGGGGCGTTGCACCGGGCGATCTGATCCTTGTGAGCCGGACGCCCGAGGACCTCGAGCGTTACGCCGCGATGGGGGCGAGCACTCGCTTCGGAGACTTCACACAGCCGGAGTCTCTATCCGCGGCGTACGCAGGAGGGGATCGGATGGTGATGATCAGTCTGAATACCCGCGGCAATCCGGATCCCCGCGTGGCCACCGAGCGTGCGGCGCTCCAGAAGACCGCAATCGACGCGGCCGTTGCAGCGGGGGTAAGTCACATCGTCTACACGTCTTTTGTGGATGCCGATCGAAACGAGTCGCCCATCGCAGTGGACCATCGAATTACCGAGGCGGACCTGCGCGCGAGCGGCGTTGCATGGACCTCGCTACGGAACCAGTGGTACGGTGACCGCATCATCGGCGCGGCGGCGGCCATGGTCCGCCGAGGCCAAGTCGTCGTTCGGCCGGACGGCCTGGGCGTTGCATACGTGACCCGGGAGGACTGCGCAGCGGCGGCGGCAGCGGTCCTTACCACCCCTGGTCACGAGAACCGTGTCTATGAGATCACGGGCCCAACGCGGTTCACCGACGGTGATCTGGCGGTGATCGCAAGTGAGATCACGGGCGTAGAAATCGAGGTCGTCATCGCAACGCCCGAGCAGGCTGCCAGTCTCCCATAG